Within Ascochyta rabiei chromosome 4, complete sequence, the genomic segment CGCCTTGCTCTGCAAGCACCCCCTATTCATCGTCGTCGAGAGCCGCTTCTTGGTTACACATGCACCATCTTCATCTTAGCTATGAGCGTCAGCATTGAGCACTCGCTGCACCTACCAACTTCACATACCTTTCTTACTCCTTCACCCCCACCGAACCCCCTCCATCATGCGCAAATGCCAGCCtcaccgccaccaccgccaccaccagTCGACGCCCACATGAGCTCATCAGCGCCCACATTACCGCCTCCCGGCCAGAGACACGACCGGCACGATGCAGAGATGCAGAATAGAGAGAATTCGGCAAACGGACCGACGCAATTCGAACATGCCTCCACGGAAGCCGTCGAGCCCTCAAACACCACAGTTTCTGTCCAGGTCGCGGccgtcgacgacgacgacactATGGACACAACGCCCGACACAGACCAGCAGCTTGTGCTACCAACTGGCTCACCTATCCAGGCAAATACCCCTGCTGAGCAGCCACCCTCACTCGGAGCAATCGGTGCTGTGAGAGAAGAAGCAGACATCAGCATACAGACTGAGCCAGCAACTGCCACTGATGACGTGGTAAGTGCTACAGAAGTACGCCCGCCTTCAGTGACTGATAATGAGCAAACACAGACCGAGAGCGTGCCTCAGATTGTCCCTCCACCCTTCTTCGAGACAGACCTACAGCCACCacctccgccgccgccgcctgtCGAGCCTGCAGAATCCGAGTCCGACTCCTCAGAAGACGAAGATGGCAGGCAGCCATGGCGCCCAATACAAGAAGACGATTCTTTCCCGGATGAGGCCGAGTTGAAAGAGATTGAGGCTTCCCCAGAGCAGAGTGCTTTGGACCATGAGTACTGGGAAAACCGCGCATTCTTGCCTGTGGAGGAGCCCGAATACACCGTCGGCGTCAGTGGTCGCATCGATTGGACGATAGAAGCCTACAATGGAACCCGCGAACAACCCAATCGTGACATCGTCATGAAGTCAGAAGTTGTCACAATTGGGGGGCATCAGTGGCAGATCAAGTTTTATCCTCGCGGCAATGACTCAGACTATCTGAGTGTCTACCTGGAATGCCTCAGCGTCGTCGATCCAGCAgcgaaggagaaggagggcCGCGTCGATTCGGTGGCTAAGACGGGCACCGAGGAAGCGGCTGGCGAGGACATTCCAACAGATCCACCAGTGCAACCCATCACTGTCGAACATCAACATACACCTCTGCCGCTCTTGGAATCCAAGCAGGTACCAAAGCGAAAAAGTGTTGCTGCACAGGTTTCAGTCGTCATGTACAACCCCACTGAGCCTCGCGTGAACTACTCGAGGACTGCACTGCATCGTTTCTGCAAGGGCTCGCCCGACTGGGGTTGGACAAGATTCCATGGCCCCTACTATGAGATTCATCTTCGCCAACCAGGCCAGCGACAGGCGCTTCTCCGCGACGATAAGCTCGCTTTCACCGCCTACATTCGCACCATCAAAGACGAGACCGACTGTCTGTGGGAACATCACAGCCGAGAGAACCCTTGGGACAGCTTTGCAATGACTGGGCTGCAAGCAATCATGCTTGGCGAAGATGCCAGCGCTCCTGGTGGGAACATGATTTCTGCAGTTGCAGCCTGGATGTTGTTCAAGCCGTTCAGGAAGCTGCTGTACAGCGTTCATGTACCGGATCTGGAGGAAGAACCGTTCGCTCATCCTAAGCCTTTGCTCAGCGCTTTGCAAAAGGCGTTGTACATGCTCCGGACGCAAGCAGTTCCAGGAGCTGGTGCTGTAGCGCTGGATGACGTACTTGACGCACTTGAGTGGTATGGCATACACGAACGCATCGACAAGCTGGATGTCATTGAAACATGGGAGGTATTGCGTGCCAAGCTTGAAGAGGAACTGCACGCGACGTCTGAAGCTGCTGCTTTCAAAGCCATGTGTGGCCCGGAGCGACACTACAGGACTGGCATTCCCAGTTATCGTGTGCCTGTGGTTGGTGTCGAGAGCATGCAAGACGCAATCGACAAATCGACCGACTTCATCGCACCTGATCAAGACGCTCCACAGCTTTTGACAATTGAGATGGACCGCCAAGAATTCGACTCAAAAACACGCTCATACGTGAAGCTACTCAACAGGGTTCCTTTGGACGATCATGTCCGAGTGGGCACGGTGCAATACACGCTCTACGGTTTTATTGTCCACAAACAAACACTCCAGTCGTATGTGTACCAGCCAATCCTAAGGCCGGAGGGACCAGGGTCAAGATGGTACAGCTACTCGGACAGCAAAGATGAAAACCGCGTCACATGCCTTACCACGAAACAAGCTGTGGGTGCGCATGAGGGTAAGACTGGAACCGGTCGGATCTTCGGAAACGACGCTGTCGCATACATTGCCCTGTATGCACGTGAAGATACAACCAACTACGCATTCAAGACAAGCGCCGAGTCTGAGCAGTGGACAGTACCCAAGCGGATACCAATCGAGGTAGAAAAGAATAGAAAGTCGAGCACCATCGACGCGTTGCCTCCGCCGCCACCGACCGATGAGCCAGCTGCGTCATCTGACAGTAAAGAAAAATCTCCAAATGAGGAAAATGAGGAGTTGGCAGAAGCTGCTGATTTCCAAGTCGTTGACTCTAGGTGCTTTCTCCAGCATGAAGGTCCCGGGACCTTTGATGCCTACGACTGGAAGAGCATTGCACACAGCGCCAACACTGTTCGTACGATTCAGCTATCACGCAAAGATAGTTGCGAAGAAATTCGCAGCAAGCTCGCTTCAGTCATGAATGATGTGGAAGATCCTCGACAGATCAAGTTCTGGTTCTTGGATCCATTGCGGGGCTCCCAAGATCGCCCGAACCTTTTGAGTACCGGTAAGATGGAATACTCCAGCGGCAGCCATGAACGCTACACGTTGCTGAAGGACTGGAGGTTTGACCAAAAATTTTTTGCCTGCCGCCGCTTGTGGGTGCACATCATCAACTATACGGATCTGCCACCACTACCTCAGGAGGAGGGAACGATTCATGAGTCCGAAGAAGTATCATCACTGACAGCCAACAACGGTGGCATCGTGGTTGATGTTGAGCCTGAGACAAACCTTTCGCCGCAGGGTGTTGCTACACGCTCGGAGGACACGCCTATGAGTGAACCCGATGAACCTGATCCGCAAGCGATGATGCCTCAACGGTCGAGACCGCAAACACCAATCTCCGCGCCTTCGAATAATATCGAACGCACTGAGGAAGCAATGATTGTAGATGTTACCGTCGAGCCGATAGCCACCGGACCTTTTGTGGTCGACCCTCCCGTGGTGCCTCACGATACTGAAATGGGTGGTATACAAGATGAGCTACCTCCtccgccaccaccgccatTTGATCCAGCGAACGGTCCCCTACCACCACCTCCAGCGCCTGTAGAACGTGCACCCAGCCGAGAGTCCCCAGTAGATGAAATCTATTTCTTCCTGAAATTCTTCAACCCAGACAAGCAGATGCTGGAGGCTCGCGGCACTTACGTAGTCAAGAAGTCTGCCAGGGTGGACGAGACCCTCGTCACCTGCCTTGGCCTGCCCATGGAAGACAAGAAGAAGATTGAGATCtgggaagaagaagatctGACCACCCTCCGTTCAATCAAAAACCGACGTTCCTTCCTCCAGGTCGATTTGCACAACACGTCGGTTATCATTGTAGCCATGCCTCAAACAAGCGAGCAACGCAGCATTCTCGCAGCCCGCGCTGCGTTCGCAGACCCGCACTCATTTCTTACCTACCGCGCATTCGCCCGCAACTTCCCCTCCCGCCTCAATGGCCATGTTACATACAACTATTTCTCGTCTGAGTACTACAAAGGCGAGATTAAGAATGGGCATCGTCACGGTCACGGGAATATGTTCTACCACAGCGGCGCAACGTACGAAGGCAGCTTCCAGCTCGGGCAACGCCACGGTCACGGTCTCTTCACGTTTCAGAACGGCGATACTTACGACGGTGAGTGGGTGGAAGACCAACAACACGGCTCTGGAACATTTACAGAAGCCGCGACGGGTAATACCTACGTAGGCGGGTGGAGGAACGACAAGAAGTTCGGCGAAGGCGTCACGCACTGGAAGAACGCACAGGAGGCGGAGCGCTTATGTCGTATCTGCTGGGACGATGCGGCAGATGCAGCGTTCTATGATTGTGGACATGTGGTCGCCTGCTTACAATGCGCGAGGGAGGTCCAGAACTGTCCGGTTTGCAGGAAGAGGGTGCTTTGCGCAATGAAGCTCTACTACGTGGCATAATCACAACGCGAAGTCGACAGCGGTAAAGACTCAGACATTGGTGGGATGAAATCAGGGTCCTTGGTGGATGAATACGGAGTACAGCAACTGGGGCATGGTAGCCGGTGTTCATGATTTTCTCATcttctctccctctctcttTGAACCATGTTCTTGCAAGGTCTCACGTAGCTGCTGTTCGTGATCCCGTCACTCCATAGCATGGTGTCTGGTGTACTGCAACACAATCAACCTCCCTCACTCAATACCGTTCCTTTCAATCGTGCAAAGTGGAGGAAGTTATAGTGGCTCTGCAATGATATGAGGATGTCTCCCTAGTCTGCTACATACAGCACGCGGACGATACGAATGGAAGGGCTGAAGATATCTTACCTGATGTGCTCGATTGCTATCACATTCTTCAGGTGATGCAAAGACCCTCGCGTCAGACAGCAGAATTAGAGAGACGCTCAAGTGAGGTGAAAATCATATTGACCGGTGCGAGACCTGCTTGCACTGCTTTGTCTGGCGTTGCTGAAGGGACTTGCATGAATCCTGGcttggggggggggggggttgaGGAGAACCAGCTTTATTGAGAATATCTTTCTTTGGTGGATTCTCAAATCCGTGGCTCGTACTGGATTTGTAACGGACTTTGTGCACAGGCACGAGGAGAGGTTGTGAACATGTAGCGCGAGATCGAACGCTTGAAGGACTCCTCGGCTTTCCGGACTACATTGACACATTGCCCCGTTACGGAATCATCTCAGCATGCTTTCCGGACCAATTTTGAGCCGCCGGGTAAGGGCGAGGAGGCTTGGGACGGCGGTTTTCTTCTGTAGACGGCTTGACTTGTCTCTGATTGGTCTGCAGTGTCGATTGGATTTGGAATCGTGTTCAGAGAGGGGTTTGGCGCTGGAGACACGAAAGATGGGGCTGTGAGAAGCGAGATTTGGGAGAGTATAAACATTTGTATTGGGACGAGACGAGAGGTCGGGTGGATGAGGCACGGGCTGTCATGGAGAAGGCTGAACGACGACGATGCGGTTAATGGTAACATAGCGTTTCTGTCGCCTACCGCAAAATCTGCAAGATGCTAGGTCAGCGAACACATCTAATTTAGTGATTTTCGCTTGCATTTCTCCCTATGATGTTAAGCGAAGTAGCACTTTCGCAGTTCCTGAGCAGCTGCGTTTTGGCTGCAGAGCTTGAGCTCACGATAATGCTCGTTTAAGCCACAGTAGGGGAGCCTCAAATTCACCCAACCCAGTACGTAAGGCCTCAAAATACTCTCTGAGGTATCAAAAAGTGTGCATGGCCCAAACCTATCAGTCCTTGATGAGCTTGGACAGCAAAGACACGCTTCTTACATACTGCCATATGTACGGAGGTATGCACTGCAACCTTCAGCGTGGAAGAGCGAAGCAACCGGCCCGTGCTCAAGCTAGCAGCTTATATAAGCGCCCACGCAAGCGGCCGCTTCAAAAGGCCACGGCTTGCTTAAACCATTCTTTCAGGCAGCACTCGCTGTCCTCAGACACCGCCACTAACACACTCAACTCGTAGCTGTGCTTCACAATGGATGTCTTTTGGACGCTGCCCCCGGTCTCTAGGTAGGCTTCACTGCAGCTGCAAGCTCTTTACGTCACGAATCAAGTCTAACAGCTCCACAGAACCATTACGGCGCTCTCTGTAGTTGTATCCGCTCTGGGCTACGGCAAAATCATCAGCCTGTATCAGTACATCTTTGCGAGCCACATGGTCTTCACCACGAAGATTGTACCACAGATCTGGCGCGTCTTCACTGCGTTTCTTATCACGAAACCGAAGTTTGCCATTCTGCTAGACCCGTACCTCCTATACCAGTATGGCAGCGCTATTGAGCGCGAGTCGTCGCGCTTTGCACAGCCGGGCGACTTCTTCATGTACACTGTGTTCGTTGGCTCGGTCATAGTCGTAAGTACATGTCTTCTCGCACATATCTGCTCTGCACAATGCACTTCTGTAGATCTCTGGCAACAGAGTATCACCTCGGATTATCTGCGCACCTGGCTTGATTCAATGGCTGAAGTGCTTCCTGGAACCGAGGGAGAGTACCCCTGCATATCGCACTGTCCGTCATTCGCAAAATATTAAAGGGCTGTTGCGGTGTGTGGGCATGGTGGGATAGCTACTTGAGAAAGCTGTGCAGATTCGCAATTCTGTTCGGCGGTGTTGGCTCCCTACATACCTTCGTCTTCTTTTCGCTCTCGTCGAATGTTCACGTTTACTTGAGAGAAGAGTTGCTGACGGTGATGAAAAGGCGCTTGCTGGTGTCATTCTCGACGGCTACACGTTCCTCCCCGCCCTCTCGCTCGCATACGCATACACCTTCGCCCAGGACAACCCGACGCGCCAGGTCAATTTCTTCATAGTGAACTTCGACTCCAAGTACCTGCCCTTCGCCATGATGTTCATGACCTTCATCATCGACGGGCAGTCGGCGGCTCTCAACCAGCTCACGGGTCTTGTCGCCGCGCATCTATACGACTTCCTCACGCGCATCTGGCCGACGTTCGGTGGCGGCAAGAACTACATCTTCACACCGCAGGTCGTGAAGCGCTGGTTTGGTGCGACGCCGGGGACGGCGCAGAACCGGGGATACGGACACGCTGTGCAGGGTCGTGGACGCGAGACTGGGTCGGACCAGCCCAGTACCGGACGTAGCACCGGTGCCCAGTTTGGCAGCATGGGCCCTGGCCGTCGGCTTGGGGGGGAGTGAGACTCATACAACGTTTGGGTACGGGAAGCATGGACTTCGGACATGTCGCAATAGCACAAGCTGAAATGCCTGGAGCTTTGGCAAGCTGTGCAGCCTTGGGAGATAGTGTTGCAGCTATGGAAGGGGAGCTGGCTGCACAGTAAGATACCATCACATATCATCGTGATTGCGTGTATACGATAGCGTAATGTGAAAATATTAAACGATGACAGCATGAATCATTTACCCAGCAGACAACACTAGAACGTAAGACGTTATTACATTAACTTTCCAAAGCCTCTTGGCTAAGGTTGAACCGGCGATAATCTATGCCTTCTTGCCGCTCCCCGCCGGATTGGAGGGACCATCAACCGCGCGCTCAACATGTCCCGCGATACCGTCCTTACTCGCGTCAAACTGCGAGCCGATGACACCGTCCTTGCTGAAGGGCCCGCCGACTGCCTGGCCAATGGATCCAATAGCGCCGTCCGGGTTGAACTGCTTGCCAATTGCACCGGCGGAGGAGATGATGGAGGGGTTCTGCTTGGAATTGAGTACAGTGAAGGATAACTGAAGCTGCGCAGAGCGGCATTGCGCGAGCGGAAGTAGCAAGGAGAAGACATACCTCGTTGGGAATGGCGTTTGTACCCTTATTCGCGCCGAGCTTGTCAGCGGCCGAGGTAGTGCTGTCGGTCATATTGGGTGTTGATGAGGCTTGGGAAGCGCCGGTGAGTTGGTCGAGAAGAGGTCCTGTTGACTTGGGCATGAAGATGGATGTGTGATGAGTGAGATGGCTCGTGGTCACAGCGGCTACGACAGACGCGTTATATACATTCACTGGACATAGGATATCATATGCGGCTGCGTCACGATGTAGTGGCGGATGGTGATGTCATGATGAGGGTGTGGGGTTGCATCGCGAATGAGCATTTTGCATGACGAGCATAAGGGTCTCGATGATGTATCTAGGCGTAGCGAAGTGAGATCCGTGGACCTGACATGGCTGAACGTGGCCTGGGGTGCGACGTTTTGGGGTTGCAGAGTGGAGTGTCCTTCACGGGTGATGGCGTGCACGCATGCGATTGACGATCGGTTTCGTAACTCATTGTGCCTGAATTCCACATGGAGATCTGACACGCGTAGGTGCAGATGAGAATGCGAGGCTCCATGGAGCTCCATGTTTTAATTGATGCCTGTATCCTTGTACGACGTTTATCTTCTCTTCTTGGTGGGGATGTTCACCCTCGGGAACGCCAACGGCAGCCGCAGCTTCGCGATGTTGTGGTTGTTCGCTTCGGCCTTGGTCAACTTGAATTTCGTCATATCGGTCTGTGTAGGTGGGCCGACTCTGCAGCCTAGCTCGTGGAAGTACTGTTTGATTCTGTGGGGTGTCAGCTGTTGGCGAACAGGAACGGCGTTAGGAACGGCGTCAGATCAACATACTCCTTGTTCTCAATCTTGAGGTCCTCTCGCAGGTCGTTGACGTCTACCTCGAAGTCGTCTACGATGAGCGCAGCCGCCGCGACGTGGGTCATCAGGTTGTCGATGTTCCAGCGAGGCATATCGTTGTTCCTGCGCACGTCAGTGTTGAACAGTTCTGCTTGGTTGAAGACATACTCTGAGCCAAACTTCCTCCTAATGGCATTGACGAGCGGGATGTTCTCCTCCTCGTTCATCAAGCTCTCAAGCTTGCCCTTTGGCGGTATCCGTCGTGCGAACCGTCCAGCTTGCCCAGACAATGCAGCGTTGAAGTTGACGCAGAGCAGTATGAAGCGTAGGACCTTGAGCTTCTGGACTTGCTTGTTCCTGCAGAGCTTGAGGATGCGCTTGGCGACATACTTGCTATTTACCTGAACGCCCTCGCCAGCTTGCGATGCGTCCATCCAGTCCTTGACAGGTATCAGGCCCATGAGCTCGCTACCAACCACGGCGTCCAGTGTGTAGACATCACCGGGAAACTCTGCTGTGACGTTCGGTGTCGGTCGAGGCTTGGAGCTGTCGAGAGCGGCTGCAAGCTCGGCCTTTGTGGGCATGGCAGAGGTGTTGTCAGCCATGTTCGCCAGGACGTTGTCTGCTACGCCCTCATTCCTCTGCTCAGCTTCTGGCGCTCCGCTGCGGATCGAATTCATGGTGATGTCGTCGATCCTCTTCCTTGACTTCTTGGACCCAAACTCTGCGGCGAGTGCGTGTCTCTTGGCCGTCATTGTCCCCTGTGCTGCCTCCAGTCGCGCCTGCTCTTCCTGCAGCTCCTGTGTCTCGCTACGCAGAGTGCTTCGCACGGTCACCCTCTTGACAGGCACAATCTGCAGCCTCTTCGTCTCCGGGTCGAAGACACCCACGTAGTCCTTGAGCTGGCTCCCTGAGCTTCcgtcctgctcctgctgtgCGGTGTAGTCGAGGCGGGCGTGGTCGGACGACTGGAGGAGGAGCGTCGTAACGGAGGTCTTGGGGAGGATCTTGGTGTGCTGATACGGCTTGAAGTTGATGCGCGCAGGAAGCCTCAGGCCTGGTGTCGCAGCTGTCCCTCGGTTAGTCTCTGCTGCCTGCTCTTGCTGGCTGCGCAACGCGACGTACCCAGCAGCGGGCCCAGCGCTTCCTCTTGCAGCAGCTCCACTCTGACATTGCCCTGGGACGCGACCGCGGCCTTCTTACTCGGCCGCTCGGCGCCGTCCTcgtttctctttctcttcttctcggcCATTTTGTTGCTGTTTGTGTGTTGCGCCTGGCAATTGCAGTTGTCTGTGTCGCGGCCAAAAAAGTTCTCGAATTGGCAGAATGGCTTCGGCGGTGAGGGCGACAGAGCCTAGGCCAGGGGTGGTTAGTGGCAGACTGTCCACCGTTCGCGACCTCCGCGTTGACATCATTCGGGAGACGCGTCCACAAGTCCACAAGCGTACCAAGACGGCAGGGCAGGCACGGCTTGTTTGGTCAGTAGATTGTGTTTGCTCGTGCCTCGACCGCGTGCAACCACTGCGCCCATGTAACAAACTTGATCAACCCATTCCTCTCCGCCACGGCCTTCCATCCACCCTTTCGTAAGCTCCATACAGGAGCCATCCTCGGCTTCTAGCTGCTAGCCATTGAGACCGAGTACAAGCCCACCATGTCGGCCATTGTGCGCACCACCCTGGACGTCGCCAGCAATGTAGGCACTCGCATTGGACACACCACCAACCGTCTTCTCCCACCGAAGCAGCGTGAAGCTGCTCTTGAGAACCTGCGCGCCTTCTCCCTGCGCAATCCGAAGCTGGCTGTAAGACCAGACTCTCCTCGACGGCGCCAGCAGCTGCTAATCTGCGCAGTCATTCCTCGCAGCACAGACTGCCCTAGCTGGTCTACCTATCCTGCTCTTTCTTGCCTTCGCCATTGCAACCTTCGTCGTCTCCCTTGTCACCTGCGTGTTCATCGGTGCCATTGCCGCCCTCCTATTCACGCTCTTCGTGACCGGCTTCGCCCTCCTCTTTGTGGTTCTCGTTGTTTTCATCGGCAGCTGTACAGCTAGCATCGCCTTCCTGTGGGGACTCGCTGCGTACTTGGTGCTACAGCGGATCAATGGCGGTGAGACGCCGGTCCAACCTGGCTCAAAAGTTGGCAATGCCTTGAATGAGCTAACAGGCGGAAGACTGCGCGATCTAGTTGATCGAGCAGATGCAGACGCGCAGCAGACACGGCTGGCGATAGATTTGTCACAAGACAAGGGGGTACCGAAGGAGCGCGAAACTGGGTGCCAAAACTACGAGGCACGTGGTAGTTCACCACGTCGACGACATCACGGGCAGACCAACGGGTCTAGCTACGGTGGAGAAGTtggagaagagggtgaagaggGTGGAGTGCGAAGTGCCGAGATTGGAACGCGACATTATCCAGAAAGCCCGCCTGGAACGCAAGATCGCAGGATGAGCGAACATAGCCCTGCGATTGTGAGGGTAGTCGACTGGAAACCCGAGTTTCAGCAAGAAGGCCTGACGGCATGACCTATAGTCCTAATGAATAACGATACGCCGTAGTGCCTCCATCTTTGCCAATCAATCCATGCTGAGAGAACAGCTCCGGCGATGAACGCCCTACGAGTTGAATCATATCAAAGTGTTCCTTCTTGGTCGACAGTCGTAGACTGTGCAGTCGCATTGAGGGACGTCTACGGGTGATTCCGGATGGAGTGCTCGCATGTTACGGTCACCCAACAAGCGTTGCGAGTGGCGAGATATAGTTAAGCAACCACATAGGACTAGGAAAAGTGTGTTGTTGATCTTGGCACGTACTGCTCTGAGTATCGCCATCTTTCGGGTCAGTGACGAAACACAACGACTCCGTCATCATACACGCAATCGATTACCAGCAAGACCTCCGTCTTACCTCATCCACGCGCAAGGATCCTTGCAACAGCTATTCACTGAAACATCCTGTGCGGGTTCACATAATCTTTTTTGTCCGAGACTGCTCCTTCACTTCCACGGCACTCATTTCACGGTCCTGACTCGCTCAGAGTCTTCGCCGCCCAACCCCTCTGTAAAAGCTCTGTGACTCAGCAGAGCGGGCTATGGCCAACGGCGCTTGCAGAAACCTTGTTGCTGCTATTGTCTCCGCGATCGTCAAGTTGCTACTGACCGGTTCGGCCTATCAGCTCACTATGGTGAGGTGAAGGAAAGGTATTAGAGCACCCCCCGACGTGGACCCCCACTATCACACGACTTATTGCTCATGTAGAGCGATGATAGATGGGAGACTGGGCCAATCCCACCGTCTCCATGTAGGTCTGCTCCACCAAAACTTCAACGTACCAACTGAGTGGAGTAGTCTTTCGCTTAGATAATGCCTCCCAGCCTCCGGCTCTAAGAGACCATGAAGCGTCCGAGCCGCTCAATGAGTTGTTTTCCACACTCTCATTCTTGCCTTTAATTACCACAAGGTCTTCGTTTCCGTTCTATCGTTCGTAATGTCTCTTTGTGGTACCCCTAGCTTCGTCGCAGGCAACGAAGACCTCGACCTCCATCATCTTTTCGCATTCACGAACAACCCTGGAGCTGTCAAAAAGGAAACTTCGCAATCGCCTGACGACCTTCCGGCTGTCCCCCGCCTCGCTTCTCCTTTTGCTGGGCCTTGTACGGATATTCAGGTCCAGCCCGTCGGTTGGCCATCGCCTGCTGCTGATGGCTCTGCTGAC encodes:
- a CDS encoding DNA-directed RNA polymerase I subunit rpa49: MAEKKRKRNEDGAERPSKKAAVASQGNVRVELLQEEALGPLLAATPGLRLPARINFKPYQHTKILPKTSVTTLLLQSSDHARLDYTAQQEQDGSSGSQLKDYVGVFDPETKRLQIVPVKRVTVRSTLRSETQELQEEQARLEAAQGTMTAKRHALAAEFGSKKSRKRIDDITMNSIRSGAPEAEQRNEGVADNVLANMADNTSAMPTKAELAAALDSSKPRPTPNVTAEFPGDVYTLDAVVGSELMGLIPVKDWMDASQAGEGVQVNSKYVAKRILKLCRNKQVQKLKVLRFILLCVNFNAALSGQAGRFARRIPPKGKLESLMNEEENIPLVNAIRRKFGSENNDMPRWNIDNLMTHVAAAALIVDDFEVDVNDLREDLKIENKEIKQYFHELGCRVGPPTQTDMTKFKLTKAEANNHNIAKLRLPLAFPRVNIPTKKRR